In Octopus bimaculoides isolate UCB-OBI-ISO-001 unplaced genomic scaffold, ASM119413v2 Scaffold_118282, whole genome shotgun sequence, the sequence AGGACATCCagtgaccgaagaagggacaatgtcttacagctgtttcagccgaGAGGTGatatgcctcattctatctatataactccagtaagctggagtaattgatagatgaaatagATGAAAATAGAGGTTCATGGAGTTaatttacaatatacaaatataaacatatagaaaacataaaaatcataaaaaactcacatatatatgcaaatatagatatacatatatagatatacacaaataaacaaatacatgaatatatatatgtacacttaagtgtacatacataaacgtctatacatgcacaccaatgagtcaattgttattgttatacatAAGGATACATATACTCacccacacatccatacatgttaCCTGGTATGTAAGCTTTAGTTGTGTTTGGAAAGAAGGACTGGTGCATTGGTTCCTATCGCTATATTTCCAGCAATTCTGTTTATGATggaggaatttatataaaaagatatttagtGAGCattgttaatataataataataataataataataataataataataataataataatgtccagaCTTCTATAAACTGCGATGAGATACTTTGTTATTTTCTGCTTATGGAAAAGTTAGAATCTTGCTGGTAAATTAATTTGGAAAGCTTCAGGGAATCAGGGTCAACCTTCATTACATGATATAGTGAAAAGGGGAGAGGCTGGATATGTGATGAAAGGATATCAGAGAGGCAGAAGATGAAAAAAAGGAAGACAAAGAGCAGGAAATCCCTATTATTCATCAAAGCCTCCCTTGCTGCCGACATTTTCATACTCATTTCGCAAGGTTTGCACAAGTGAGTAAGTCTTCTCCAATGTCACAttctcatcatttaatgcccgtcTTCTATCCCTGGCAGGagtcggacagtttgactggagctggtaagcccgAGGACTGCTCCAAACTCCACTGTCTACTTTTGCTATGGTTTTTCACTGCTAAAGCTGACCACTTTGCAGAGAGGACTGGATGCTCTTTTACATGGTGCTAGCATTGGTGAGGTAACCAAGTGCCTTGCGAGATGAAAAAAGATCGTTTGAGAGGAGTGGGGTGGGGCGATATTGAAGGgggtggttttgtgccaggtgatgagggGAACAGCGTGACAgaggtgtcttgttgtagaggaggtacattGGTTACCCCAGTtggaggcaaagagagagagagagatggcagtgATGGGTTAGGGTATATCTCAAGGTACAAGGATGTGAATATAAGTAGAATGGAGAGGATTGCGCAGGAGTTTTAGGTGTTTacattcaataaacactcacagcgcccggtctgggaatcgaaaccgcgagtctgctgggccattgtgcctccactatgtgtatatgcatgtgtgtgtataagcactcTAGTTCAGTATAAGGGAAATAACATGTGGTTTAACAAGCGTCAGGAccagcaaaaacaagaaaaacaattttccatgaatgtcttttttttttctttacttgtttcagtcatttgaccacggccatgctggggcatcgcctttaaGAGTCTTTGATTGAaagaatcaacaccagtacttaggttttttttaaagcctagtattctattctattgtgttttttttttatgagctactaatgttatagagatgtaaacacaccaacaccagttgtcaagtggtgggaaggggcaaacacacatacattcataattccTATAAAAATCTCTCATAATCCACTTACTAATACCATTTTCTCCATGTTCCAGGAATGGACAAGATTCTTCAATTTTTGCAACTTCTCCTTATTTTGGAAGTTGTCTCTTCTCGTGAATGTTACTTGAAAAATTTGTCTGAGAAATGGtgcaacaaagaaatgaaaatattatttgatgaaaGTGAAGACTGGGAAACTTTTGATTGTTCAAACAAAGATTGTGGTTCCAACATCACGTTTTTCACTAACGATAAGGTAAGTGACTTCATTTTTAcaataattcaaaaattaaagacgaaatgtttagcagcattttgtctagttgtatatttaggagatgaggaattatgtacattatctacatttgatggatatttgtcctcatcttgtttgttgttaacacaacgtttcggctgatataccctccagccttcaagtgtcttggggaaattttgaacctggattctcattcctaaggtattttcgatattattattattattattattattattattattcaggtcactgcctggaatcgaacttggaatcttggggttagtagcccgtgctggAATCACTGCCTtcataaatgagaaaagaaaaaaagaaaaaagaaaaagaaaatctttctgtaaaagaagacaaacaaactgaatattttcctctttatattcttttcagtTTAAAGAATATCTCACAgataaaattaacaacaacaattcaatCACAGAACTTTTTGTCTATGAAAATTATCAAATCCGGACGGATGAAATGGAAGTGAGTATGAAATTATTGTCTAGAATACCTTGTGTCATATATTCCATTCTTTTCTCACTGACTACCAATGTCTTTATCTtcagtctctctgtgtctctattCATTAATCATTAGTCTTTTGTCTTTGTGGCACCCTgtcagttatgacgacgagggttccagttgatccaatcaacagaacagcctgcttctgaaattaacgtgcaagtggctgagcactccatagacatgtgtacccttaatgtagttctcggggagattcagcatgacacagagtgtgacaaggataggccttttgaaatacagttacaacagaaacaggaagaaagagtgaaagaaagttgtggtgaaagaagacagcagggtttgccaccaacccctgccagagcctcatggagattTAGGTGGGTTTTTTCAATAAACACTCagtgcccagtctgggaattgaaaccgtgatccaaTGAtcacaagtctgctgccctaactactgggccattgcacctccacattagTCTTGCGATGTCATCTAACATGGAATCTATACTCCATGTTTTTTTGATAGCATTCATATATTTAGGCcatattcatgaatataaataccaggagtggctgtgtggtaagaagcttgcttcccaaccacatgattctgggttcaatcccactgtgtggcaccttgggcaagtgtcttttactatagccttgggccaaccaaagcattgtgagtggatttggtaaacagaaactgaaagaagcccattgtatatatatatatatatatatatatatatatatatatatgtgtgtgtgtgtgtgtgtgtgtgtgtgtgtgtgtatatgtatgtatgtatatatgtgtgtgtgtatgtgtgtgtttatgagtttgtatttgtcctccaccatcgtttgacaaccgatgttggtgtatttatgtccccgtaacttagcggttcagcaaaaaaccaaccaatagaataagtgctaggcttacaaagaataagtcctggagtcaatttgtccaactaaaggtagtgctccagaatggctgcagtcagatgactgaaacaatatatttaaaaggTATTCAGGTCTTTCACTAGCATTCAGACCTTTATATAACATTCGTGTATTTCGTTAGCATTCATATATTTAGAAGGTATTCATGTTTTCATCTCCATTATTGTTTGTTTGATGACAGAACTTGCAACATAATTTAACTGAGGAAAACTTGGCTCTAATCAAAATGGAAGACGTCTCACTGGTGATAAGAAATGAATCAGTAAGTGAATATTAAtcagacattttgttttattgattcgtttataaaatgtttgagtgaaagtgaatgaaaagttaattgttgtcattgtcatctacattatcatcatcgtcattgttatcgttgtcatcgtcgtcatcatttaatttttatttccctgtgcttgcatgggtcagacagagttcaTCAAATATTGTAGACATTCCtcataattatatactttgtctttcatcctttaagggttgataaattaagtaccagctgagcactggggttgatgtaaccaactaatctcctcccccaaaatttcaagccttgtgcctccagtagaaaggattattattattattattgttgttattgttattattattattattattattattattaaggcattgagctgacagaattgtcaagcatgtcaggcaaaatgcttagcgacattttgtctgtctttatgttctgggttcaaattctgccaaggtcaactttacctttcaaaattttggggttgataaatcaagcaccagtgaaacactaaggTTGAACTGTTTTAGCTATTTATGAAGGTACCCCACCAAAAACGTGTATCTCGGGAATCTGTGGTCCGATTTttgcaaaacttgttttattccatttgtattcacatttctgGGGTAaattactttcagagtattttcccattatgtgccagtttggctgtattaaattacagacaagcatgcacataagcaagcatgcaaacatgcatgcaaacaatCACAGAGTTATAGTAGTATATAGATGCTTATTCTACATAACCAGGAATCTTATTGGTGACtaaatatttgaacaaaaattGACAAGTCATATTCCTTCtgcatctttttcttttccagaacAATGTATATCTTACATCTGTAGGGTATAGCGACTACCAGTATTTTGCACTGATTGATAACAATAAACaatacataattaaagaaagcCAGGTtggtttctttaaatattttccctTTGTCTTAACGTTTGTGATTCAACCTTTTCAATAAACAGTGATACCTCACAGTACAAGTTTAATTCGGTCCATGACTGAGCTCATCTTATGATTTActtgttttacaaatcaatttcccCCCactgaaattaactaaaatataattaatccgttccagccccctcccacaaacaactcaaaaataattttttaggggttttaaaacagaaaaggt encodes:
- the LOC106867078 gene encoding uncharacterized protein LOC106867078 isoform X2 — translated: MDKILQFLQLLLILEVVSSRECYLKNLSEKWCNKEMKILFDESEDWETFDCSNKDCGSNITFFTNDKFKEYLTDKINNNNSITELFVYENYQIRTDEMENLQHNLTEENLALIKMEDVSLVIRNESGTDEYWQLINVGTQNKEYLQIGQLGSTVVLMNNTHLYELGDPLKDICIEQRHSNCLCSRSALQGTVDPKTFICEGQKYIETRINLTDSRVFMFSDKKCSEQCEIKNIT
- the LOC106867078 gene encoding uncharacterized protein LOC106867078 isoform X1, with amino-acid sequence MDKILQFLQLLLILEVVSSRECYLKNLSEKWCNKEMKILFDESEDWETFDCSNKDCGSNITFFTNDKFKEYLTDKINNNNSITELFVYENYQIRTDEMENLQHNLTEENLALIKMEDVSLVIRNESNNVYLTSVGYSDYQYFALIDNNKQYIIKESQGTDEYWQLINVGTQNKEYLQIGQLGSTVVLMNNTHLYELGDPLKDICIEQRHSNCLCSRSALQGTVDPKTFICEGQKYIETRINLTDSRVFMFSDKKCSEQCEIKNIT